A section of the Burkholderiales bacterium genome encodes:
- a CDS encoding adenosylmethionine--8-amino-7-oxononanoate transaminase has translation MSNERWLNRSRQAVWHPCTQMKVHETLPIVPIARGEGAWLYDFDGRRYLDAISSWWVNLFGHANPRINAALRDQMERLEHVILAGFTHRPVVELSERLARLAPGRLGHAFYASDGASAVEIALKMSFHYWANRGRPEKTGFVSLENGYHGETLGALSVTDVPLFKATYAPLLRPTHQAPSPDPRRAPPGVPPLQRAMEAARALEVWLSENHATTAALILEPLVQCAGGMAMYDAEYLRQARRLCDRYQVHLIADEIAVGFGRTGTLFACEQAGIAPDFLCLSKGITGGYLPLSAVLTTDEVYAAFYDEALSRGFLHSHSYTGNPLACRAALAVLDIFEEGQVLEANRRLARALTEAAEPIARHGRVRQFRHLGMIWAFEVADPPADFARRFFTLALEQGLLLRPLGTTVYFMPPYVIGEPEIDHLVRGTRAVLDRL, from the coding sequence AGGGGCGTGGCTTTACGACTTCGACGGCCGCCGTTACCTGGATGCCATCAGCTCCTGGTGGGTGAATCTCTTCGGTCACGCCAATCCCCGCATCAATGCCGCCCTCCGCGACCAGATGGAACGGCTGGAACACGTCATCCTGGCCGGCTTCACCCACCGGCCGGTGGTGGAGCTTTCGGAAAGACTCGCGCGCCTCGCCCCCGGCCGCCTGGGACACGCCTTCTATGCCTCGGACGGCGCCTCCGCGGTGGAAATCGCCCTCAAGATGAGTTTCCATTACTGGGCAAACCGCGGCCGGCCGGAGAAGACCGGGTTTGTCAGCCTGGAAAACGGGTACCACGGGGAAACCCTGGGCGCGCTGTCGGTGACGGACGTGCCCCTGTTCAAGGCCACCTATGCGCCCCTGCTGCGGCCCACCCATCAGGCGCCAAGCCCCGATCCCCGCCGTGCCCCGCCGGGCGTACCCCCCTTGCAGCGCGCCATGGAGGCCGCCCGCGCCCTGGAAGTCTGGCTCAGTGAAAACCACGCCACCACCGCCGCCCTCATCCTCGAACCCCTGGTGCAATGCGCGGGGGGCATGGCCATGTACGATGCGGAATATCTGCGGCAGGCGCGCCGTCTTTGCGACCGCTACCAAGTCCACCTCATCGCCGATGAAATCGCCGTGGGCTTCGGTCGCACGGGCACCCTCTTCGCCTGTGAGCAGGCCGGCATCGCGCCCGATTTCCTCTGCCTGTCCAAGGGCATCACCGGGGGCTACCTGCCCCTGTCGGCAGTGCTCACCACCGATGAGGTGTATGCCGCCTTCTATGACGAGGCGCTCAGCCGGGGCTTCCTCCATTCCCATTCCTACACGGGAAATCCCCTGGCCTGCCGGGCGGCACTGGCGGTGCTGGATATCTTCGAGGAAGGTCAGGTGCTGGAAGCCAACCGCAGACTCGCCCGCGCCCTCACGGAAGCGGCGGAGCCCATCGCCCGCCACGGGCGGGTGCGGCAATTCCGCCATCTGGGCATGATCTGGGCATTCGAGGTGGCGGATCCCCCCGCCGACTTCGCCCGCCGCTTCTTCACCCTTGCCCTGGAACAGGGGCTGTTGCTGCGCCCCTTGGGGACGACGGTCTATTTCATGCCGCCCTATGTCATCGGCGAGCCGGAAATCGACCACCTGGTACGGGGCACACGGGCGGTGCTGGACCGGCTGTAA